The genomic interval GCAAAATCCGCGTGCAATTGAAGGAAAAAGGGCTGGAATGTCAGCTCAATGAGGTCAAGCCATGGGAGCGGCCGATTGAGCTGCTCACCCTAAACCCCGCAGGCGACGTGCCGGTGCTGGAAGAAGCCAGCGGCACGGTGGTAGTGGGGCATGGACCGGTGGCGGAATATCTGGAAGAGGTTTACACGGAGCGGCCGCTTTTAGGCCGTACACCGGTGGAACGGGCGGAAATCCGCCGCCTGGTGGATTGGTTCGACCATAAATTCTTCGACGAGGTGACGCGCTACCTGCTGATGGAGAAGTATTTCAAGCGGCTGGCGGGCGGCGGCGGGCCGGAGAGCCTTTCCATCCGC from bacterium carries:
- a CDS encoding glutathione S-transferase family protein — its product is MPRTLHHTPLHPFCRKIRVQLKEKGLECQLNEVKPWERPIELLTLNPAGDVPVLEEASGTVVVGHGPVAEYLEEVYTERPLLGRTPVERAEIRRLVDWFDHKFFDEVTRYLLMEKYFKRLAGGGGPESLSIRAGKSNILYHLDYIAFLTQRRVWLAGDQLTLADISAAAQLSSLDYFGDVPWEHSKEAKEWYALIKSRPAFRQILADYVPGVRPPEHYNNLDF